A single window of Solenopsis invicta isolate M01_SB chromosome 3, UNIL_Sinv_3.0, whole genome shotgun sequence DNA harbors:
- the LOC105193162 gene encoding neurotrimin translates to MTLLVWILYICVIGVRAATNREGNHSTVRSHENDTVLLPCYVEGAQTRVRWWREGSLLADSFEQKLLSPERVTLYSNGSLRVLHVQREDSGEYVCQAIRPSPWGHVTQVHKIEVMYPPSAETVPASGELEVNLGEKVEMQCVTKGVPAPIISWRTKDGEIPLLDARPQLRFHADNRNLSDRYTCVADNGVGDPAEAHIDLRIRYKPEIYVKKPWVHAYPELRVQLDCTVNAWPEAKVEWYFNNETLKYTSRIVKHNAGNDHSLLIRHVKTTDYGAYLCRASNSLGITEKIVELSEIANPAVFKKESRSTSSTSYNFIWEVDSYSPVIEYQFWFRKYRRGSGGEWRKLYIPADGSDIASPVHVRSFNLTGLDAATHYEAVVLSRNRYGWSHPSEILRFHTEGAPVDSSENSEMDGDQEQNRIAVIQLSSMSQHYLLTEDTNGSMHNRAQALSLILSTLCSLILMRNRFN, encoded by the exons ATGACGCTCCTCGTTTGGATACTTTACATCTGTGTGATAG GCGTCCGTGCTGCGACAAACCGCGAAGGAAACCACTCGACGGTGAGGAGCCACGAGAACGACACGGTCCTGCTGCCTTGCTACGTCGAGG GCGCGCAAACTAGGGTGAGATGGTGGCGAGAGGGGTCCCTCCTGGCCGACAGTTTCGAGCAGAAGCTTCTATCGCCCGAGCGAGTCACCCTGTATAGCAACGGCAGCCTGCGGGTCCTCCACGTGCAGCGGGAGGACAGCGGGGAGTATGTGTGCCAGGCGATCCGACCGTCTCCCTGGGGACACGTCACGCAAGTACACAAGATCGAAGTGATGT ATCCACCCAGCGCGGAGACAGTGCCGGCGTCCGGCGAGCTGGAAGTCAATCTCGGGGAGAAGGTGGAAATGCAATGCGTGACGAAGGGTGTACCGGCCCCCATCATAAGTTGGAGGACGAAG GACGGGGAAATCCCATTGTTGGACGCTCGACCGCAACTGAGATTTCACGCCGACAATCGGAATCTCTCCGACAGGTATACCTGCGTCGCCGATAATGGAGTCGGCGATCCCGCGGAGGCGCACATAGACCTACGTATCAGAT ATAAGCCGGAGATCTACGTGAAGAAGCCGTGGGTGCACGCGTATCCGGAATTACGAGTACAGCTGGATTGCACGGTGAACGCCTGGCCAGAGGCGAAG GTTGAATGGTACTTCAACAATGAGACACTAAAGTACACGTCGCGGATAGTGAAGCACAACGCCGGGAACGATCACAGTCTATTGATAAGGCATGTGAAGACGACCGATTACGGTGCCTATCTCTGCAGAGCGTCAAACTCTTTGGGAATCACCGAGAAGATCGTCGAACTGTCGGAGATCGCGAACCCGGCGGTGTTCAAGAAGGAATCGCGCAGTACGTCCAGCACGTCGTATAATTTTATCTGGGAGGTCGACAGTTACAGCCCCGTCATCGAGTACCAGTTTTGGTTTCGCAAATACAGG AGAGGCAGTGGCGGCGAATGGCGCAAATTGTATATTCCTGCCGATGGCAGTGACATCGCCAGCCCGGTGCATGTTCGTTCCTTCAATCTGACGGGGTTGGACGCCGCGACCCATTACGAGGCGGTCGTTTTGTCCAGAAATCGTTACGGATGGAGCCACCCCTCAGAGATACTGCGCTTTCACACTGAAGGAGCTC CTGTCGATTCCAGCGAAAATTCCGAGATGGACGGTGATCAAGAGCAGAACAGGATAGCAG TCATACAGCTCTCATCCATGTCGCAGCATTATCTTCTGACAGAGGATACAAATGGATCAATGCATAATCGAGCGCAAGCCTTGTCGTTAATATTAAGTACGCTGTGTTCCTTAATTCTAATGCGCAACAGATTTAACTAG
- the LOC105193165 gene encoding cofilin/actin-depolymerizing factor homolog, with translation MASGVTVADVCKTTYEEIKKDKKHRYVIFYIKDERQIDVEVIGPRDAAYDAFLEDLQKGGSGECRYGLFDFEYTHQCQGTSEASKKQKLFLMSWCPDTAKVKKKMLYSSSFDALKKSLVGVQKYIQATDLSEASEEAVEEKLRATDRN, from the exons GCATCTGGAGTGACAGTCGCGGACGTTTGCAAGACAACGTACGAGGAGATAAAGAAAGACAAAAAACATCGATATGTGATTTTCTACATCAAAGACGAGAGACAGATAGATGTCGAAGTTATCGGACCTCGTGACGCTGCTTATGATGCCTTCCTCGAGGATCTACAGAAGGGCGGTAGCGGGGAATGCCGTTACGGTCTGTTCGACTTCGAATATACCCATCAGTGTCAGGGTACTTCCGAG GCATCCAAGAAACAGAAACTATTCTTGATGTCGTGGTGTCCCGACACGGCCAAGGTTAAGAAGAAGATGTTGTACTCGAGTTCCTTCGACGCTTTGAAAAAGTCGCTGGTCGGTGTGCAAAAGTACATACAGGCGACAGACTTGTCGGAGGCCTCCGAGGAGGCTGTCGAGGAGAAGCTTCGAGCCACTGACAGGAATTAG